The proteins below come from a single Nostoc sp. KVJ3 genomic window:
- a CDS encoding Rpn family recombination-promoting nuclease/putative transposase, whose protein sequence is MSFDNLCKLLSEKHPERFASWVLGTEQTSVKVLKTELSIEPIRADYVTFLQLEGRILHLEFQTKLESTPPLPLRMLDYWVRLYRLPITQVVVLLLPPAPGTVIETVFSVETTRHEYRVIQMWLENPESFLNDPALLPLAPLAATTQPQGLLQRVVEKVNQLEPRQRPEISAYTQILAGLKYNQDLIRQLFREGMMRESVIYQEILAEGEQRGEQRGREAEGQLLILRQLTRRVGELPQEVRSQIETLSLEQLENLGEALLDFHAIADLEVWFRTLE, encoded by the coding sequence ATGTCCTTCGATAACCTCTGCAAACTACTTTCCGAAAAACATCCCGAACGTTTTGCTAGTTGGGTTTTGGGTACAGAGCAAACTTCCGTCAAAGTTCTCAAAACCGAATTGAGTATTGAACCGATTCGCGCTGATTACGTTACCTTCTTACAGCTAGAAGGACGCATTCTCCACTTGGAATTTCAAACCAAACTAGAATCTACACCGCCACTACCCTTGCGGATGCTAGATTATTGGGTACGTTTGTATCGTCTACCCATAACACAAGTTGTTGTATTATTGCTTCCCCCTGCACCAGGAACGGTAATTGAAACTGTCTTTTCAGTCGAAACTACTCGTCATGAATATCGCGTGATTCAAATGTGGTTAGAAAATCCTGAATCATTCCTCAATGACCCAGCTTTATTACCTTTAGCACCACTGGCAGCAACCACGCAACCCCAAGGCTTATTACAACGAGTTGTGGAAAAAGTTAATCAACTTGAGCCAAGACAACGACCAGAAATTTCTGCTTACACCCAAATCTTAGCGGGGTTAAAATACAATCAGGATTTGATTCGACAATTATTTCGGGAGGGTATGATGCGCGAGTCAGTAATTTATCAAGAAATTCTCGCTGAAGGCGAACAACGTGGGGAACAGCGTGGACGGGAAGCAGAAGGGCAATTGCTCATTCTCCGTCAACTGACTCGACGGGTGGGAGAATTACCCCAAGAGGTGCGATCGCAGATTGAAACTCTCTCCTTAGAACAATTAGAAAATCTTGGTGAAGCATTGTTGGATTTTCATGCGATCGCGGATTTAGAAGTCTGGTTTAGGACATTAGAGTAG
- a CDS encoding HEAT repeat domain-containing protein, which produces MPKHLLKKRSLFFLFPIILLLTLLLALPWVSAKEPPKSKPEAWQINGIVAALDDGYDGVKKLAFEKFNEYDLKNLKSVVQKPEDIAQKVFKILKDKTVDSDVRSSAASALGNLGEAAKPYVKDILDFLKDKTVDKDVRSSAAYALGNLGEVNKPYVKDIFDILKDKTVDSDVRSGAALALGNLGEAAKPYVKDIADILKDKTVDSNVRSRAASALGNLGEAAKPYVKDILDILKDKTVDSNVRSRAASALGNLGEVNKPYVKDILDFLKDKTVDSNVRSRAASALGNLGEAAKPYVKDILDFLKDKTVDSNVRSRAASALGNLGEAAKPYVKDILDFLKDKTVDSNVRSRAASVLGNLGEAAKPYVKDILDFLKDKTVDSNVRSRAASVLGNLGEAAKPYVKDILDILKDKTVDSIVRSRAASALGNLGEAVKPYVKDILDILKDKTVDLIVRYGAASALGNLGEAAKPYVKDILDFLKDKTIDSFVRSPAAEALGKIEQLNLNNIVVILDSIYYAGQSEFEQWRFLSYFLGGGTDEIKTLLTWLGFPNPKTIPTQLSHDRGDKTLKIFAQAWEPSRDLARLREDLAKQIAVVARKVSWQPQDIVILETHYNNLKNAGYSEADSLQSVIVNLKGWQWFFNARMMILIHAAFWLALIFAYPKFPQVQAIFFWNPWVRRILGMGYVGFLLAWIPFFRRKLFEPFKPSLLADAGLDNFNPQTYFPESQVKVPSAEKPQGITQVLPSITGQIVLEGDSGLGKSMFLRHLVKTSPRIVVYLPARKCDKGVIEAIQAKLHGQAQDADFLKNLIYSGALDICIDGLNEVTADTRAKICQFVESYFRGNIIMTTQPLEWTPPSTAKIYKLQPLEQAQIQQFLLSRQPRLPKDAKVQGDDYKQACNNYLAQALSNQQSSEELAANQRVLSNPMDLTVVALMISQSEYPDLFHLQEQQYNLIAAEYLQEWNQEFPLKKFSDAVYQMRLNDEQALPADDFYQVVQSLEDEKYKMVVSRQWQNESGAAKREWYFRHDKIMDFFLVQNFLGESDEAKNRLIDHMGDSRFRGVYFLLVNLLPLDAAKELKEKLVQYAADTKDHTVSDTFVQLLRPRA; this is translated from the coding sequence ATGCCTAAGCATCTACTTAAAAAGCGATCGCTCTTTTTCCTTTTTCCTATTATCCTGCTGTTGACACTCCTCCTCGCGCTGCCTTGGGTAAGCGCAAAAGAACCACCTAAGTCGAAGCCAGAGGCATGGCAGATTAACGGTATCGTAGCTGCCCTTGATGATGGATATGACGGAGTAAAGAAACTCGCTTTTGAAAAATTCAATGAATATGATCTAAAAAATTTGAAATCGGTGGTTCAGAAACCAGAGGATATTGCTCAGAAAGTTTTCAAAATCCTCAAGGATAAAACCGTTGACTCCGATGTTCGTTCCAGTGCAGCATCGGCATTGGGAAATCTGGGGGAGGCTGCCAAACCCTACGTCAAAGACATCCTCGACTTCCTCAAGGATAAAACTGTTGACAAAGATGTTCGTTCCAGTGCAGCTTATGCATTGGGAAATCTGGGGGAGGTTAATAAACCTTACGTCAAAGACATCTTCGACATCCTCAAGGATAAAACCGTTGACTCAGATGTTCGTTCCGGTGCAGCATTGGCATTGGGAAATCTAGGGGAGGCTGCCAAACCCTACGTCAAAGACATCGCTGACATCCTCAAGGATAAAACCGTTGACTCAAATGTTCGTTCCCGTGCAGCATCGGCATTGGGAAATCTGGGGGAGGCTGCCAAACCCTACGTCAAAGACATCCTCGACATCCTCAAGGATAAAACCGTTGACTCAAATGTTCGTTCCCGTGCAGCATCGGCATTAGGAAATCTGGGGGAGGTTAATAAACCTTACGTCAAAGACATCCTCGACTTCCTCAAGGATAAAACTGTTGACTCAAATGTTCGTTCCCGTGCAGCATCGGCATTGGGAAATCTGGGGGAGGCAGCCAAACCCTACGTCAAAGACATCCTCGACTTCCTCAAGGATAAAACTGTTGACTCAAATGTTCGTTCCCGCGCAGCATCGGCATTGGGAAATCTGGGGGAGGCAGCCAAACCCTACGTCAAAGACATCCTCGACTTCCTCAAGGATAAAACTGTTGACTCAAATGTTCGTTCCCGTGCAGCATCGGTATTGGGAAATCTGGGGGAGGCAGCCAAACCCTACGTCAAAGACATCCTCGACTTCCTCAAGGATAAAACTGTTGACTCAAATGTTCGTTCCCGTGCAGCATCGGTATTGGGAAATCTGGGGGAGGCAGCCAAACCCTACGTCAAAGACATCCTCGACATCCTCAAGGATAAAACCGTTGACTCAATTGTTCGTTCCCGTGCAGCATCAGCATTGGGAAATCTGGGGGAGGCAGTCAAACCCTACGTCAAAGACATCCTCGACATCCTCAAGGATAAAACCGTTGACTTAATTGTTCGTTACGGTGCAGCATCGGCATTGGGAAATCTGGGGGAGGCAGCCAAACCCTATGTCAAAGACATCCTCGACTTCCTCAAGGATAAAACTATTGACTCATTTGTTCGTTCCCCTGCAGCAGAGGCATTGGGAAAGATAGAACAACTCAACCTGAATAATATTGTTGTAATTCTAGATAGCATCTATTACGCAGGTCAATCGGAATTTGAACAGTGGCGATTTTTAAGCTATTTCCTGGGTGGCGGCACTGATGAAATCAAAACACTGCTCACATGGCTGGGTTTTCCTAACCCTAAAACAATTCCTACTCAATTAAGCCACGATCGCGGTGATAAAACTCTCAAAATCTTTGCCCAAGCCTGGGAACCGAGTCGAGATTTGGCACGATTACGGGAAGACTTAGCAAAGCAAATTGCTGTAGTTGCGAGAAAAGTCTCTTGGCAACCACAAGATATTGTTATTTTAGAAACTCACTACAACAACCTCAAAAACGCCGGATACAGCGAAGCTGATTCACTGCAATCAGTAATAGTTAACCTCAAGGGTTGGCAGTGGTTTTTCAACGCCAGAATGATGATTTTAATTCACGCTGCCTTTTGGCTAGCCCTGATTTTCGCTTATCCCAAATTTCCCCAAGTTCAAGCCATCTTCTTCTGGAACCCTTGGGTAAGGCGTATCTTAGGCATGGGCTACGTCGGCTTTCTCCTCGCTTGGATTCCCTTTTTCCGTCGCAAATTATTTGAACCCTTCAAGCCTTCCCTGTTAGCCGATGCCGGGTTAGATAATTTTAACCCCCAAACATACTTCCCAGAATCTCAGGTGAAAGTTCCCAGTGCCGAAAAACCCCAAGGAATTACCCAGGTGCTACCCAGCATCACCGGGCAAATTGTTCTAGAAGGTGATTCCGGGTTGGGTAAGTCGATGTTTCTGCGCCATCTGGTAAAAACCTCACCGCGCATTGTGGTTTATCTCCCAGCCCGCAAGTGCGACAAGGGGGTAATTGAAGCAATTCAAGCCAAGCTGCACGGACAAGCACAAGATGCTGATTTTCTCAAGAATTTAATTTACAGTGGTGCGTTAGATATCTGCATTGACGGACTCAACGAAGTCACAGCCGACACCAGGGCAAAAATTTGCCAGTTTGTCGAAAGCTATTTCCGGGGTAACATCATCATGACCACCCAGCCCCTAGAGTGGACACCACCTTCAACTGCCAAGATATATAAATTACAGCCCCTTGAACAAGCCCAAATTCAGCAATTTTTGCTTTCCCGTCAGCCGCGACTCCCCAAAGATGCGAAAGTACAAGGTGATGATTACAAACAAGCTTGCAATAATTACTTAGCTCAAGCCCTCAGCAACCAGCAATCATCTGAGGAATTAGCTGCTAATCAAAGGGTTCTCTCTAACCCAATGGATTTAACTGTTGTGGCGTTAATGATTTCTCAAAGCGAGTACCCCGATTTGTTTCACCTGCAAGAACAGCAATATAATTTGATAGCGGCCGAATACCTGCAAGAGTGGAACCAGGAATTTCCCTTAAAAAAATTCTCCGATGCTGTTTATCAAATGCGGCTGAACGATGAACAAGCGCTACCTGCGGATGATTTTTACCAGGTAGTCCAGTCTTTAGAAGATGAGAAATATAAAATGGTGGTCAGCCGTCAGTGGCAAAACGAATCAGGTGCAGCTAAGAGAGAATGGTATTTCCGCCATGACAAAATTATGGATTTCTTTTTAGTGCAGAACTTTCTCGGCGAGAGTGATGAAGCGAAAAATCGGCTGATTGACCACATGGGCGACTCCCGTTTTCGGGGTGTGTACTTTTTGCTAGTTAATTTACTGCCATTAGATGCTGCAAAAGAACTGAAGGAAAAGTTAGTTCAATACGCCGCCGATACTAAAGACCATACTGTGAGTGATACCTTTGTGCAACTGTTGCGGCCAAGGGCGTGA
- a CDS encoding type II toxin-antitoxin system RelE/ParE family toxin — translation MKYGVIILPVAKADINAAAKWIRQNDSPELAKMWVNEINDAVASLDTFPARCALAGLDDVFEEEIRQLLYGKGRGVYRILFTIQNETVVVLRVLHSARDINAEL, via the coding sequence ATGAAGTACGGAGTCATTATTCTTCCAGTGGCAAAGGCTGATATCAACGCAGCAGCAAAGTGGATTCGTCAGAACGACTCACCAGAGTTGGCAAAAATGTGGGTAAATGAAATCAATGACGCTGTTGCATCCCTTGATACCTTCCCGGCTAGATGTGCCTTGGCTGGTCTTGATGATGTCTTTGAAGAAGAAATACGGCAACTCCTTTATGGAAAAGGAAGGGGAGTATACCGAATTCTTTTTACTATTCAGAACGAAACCGTTGTAGTGCTTCGTGTGCTTCACAGCGCACGAGATATAAATGCAGAGTTATAG
- a CDS encoding cyclic nucleotide-binding domain-containing protein, translating into MTSPETVIWLQERTSLGILSPEVLNAIAQVIEEQVVSAETDLVSEGTPPEALYILVEGQLESNTTNETNPALACGFLPGSVIELKELLLDESTPFTITTVTDCHLWVVPGDKFREIVSQYPEIAKAFSRQLVQELAQATSALGYEQERSVALRPYLVTKAQRGIVGTSRYAVRLREQIREAAADRKSVDIFGEPGLEKDNIAALIHFGSPKRREPIIKVNCGILQTSGADLFGRAGGKPGLLEWLGEGTLVLNNIQELPDELLPPVTQLLKTGTYTPVSRSGESTPEPRLSKARILIVSEKTQPTIERSVGHIIKVPPLRVRKTDIQVQVEYYTSLYIRARGVPKPHITPEALRRLQSYDFPGNLKELKNLVERAIVQAEGANELTEEIFWPAEAKKKRFRVNLLNAYPSLRRFLRSPWWPDRINYGFTATAFAIIVAILFIGPQTRDRNFVLNFFWAWWWPFFLFLFPFLGRIWCSVCPFMIYGEITQKLSLWLWPRKLKRWPREEAEKWGGWFMFGLFTLIFLWEELWHLENTAYLSACLLLLITAGAMIFSALFERRFWCRYLCPIGGMNGLFAKLSMTELRAQQGICSASCTTYQCYKGGPQKGEGLETNGCPLYSHPAQLEDNRDCVLCMTCLKACPHRSVEFNLRPPGIELWTTHVPRTYEVALLFLLLGGIYLHRLPELQSWLGLQLDLTQFWQHLGLSLIVLIIPAIFTFGAYGLLKLLNFNRKPKSFVELAYGYLPLVLGGNLAHYLRLGLGEGGRILPVTFATFGFGGEQLPILVAHPAVIAFLQGATIIFSVLMTMLLTQKIAKQSVRSLIQQHLAAIALGASMWAIIVL; encoded by the coding sequence ATGACATCTCCAGAAACGGTTATATGGCTACAAGAACGCACCTCTTTAGGAATTCTCTCGCCTGAAGTGTTAAATGCGATCGCTCAAGTAATTGAAGAACAAGTAGTGAGTGCCGAAACTGACCTAGTTAGCGAAGGCACTCCTCCAGAAGCCCTTTATATTCTTGTAGAAGGTCAACTCGAAAGCAATACCACCAATGAAACCAACCCAGCTTTAGCTTGTGGATTCCTTCCTGGATCGGTGATTGAACTCAAAGAATTGCTGTTGGATGAATCAACTCCATTCACAATTACTACGGTGACAGATTGTCACTTGTGGGTTGTGCCTGGTGATAAATTTCGTGAAATAGTCAGCCAATACCCCGAAATCGCTAAGGCTTTTTCCCGCCAATTGGTTCAAGAATTAGCCCAAGCTACATCTGCACTTGGCTATGAACAAGAGCGTTCTGTAGCTTTGCGTCCATATTTAGTTACCAAAGCCCAACGGGGAATTGTCGGTACGAGTCGCTATGCTGTGCGGTTGCGCGAGCAAATTCGAGAAGCAGCTGCTGACCGCAAATCAGTGGATATTTTCGGCGAACCAGGGCTAGAAAAGGACAATATAGCAGCCTTGATCCACTTTGGTTCTCCAAAACGGCGAGAACCAATAATTAAAGTAAATTGCGGTATTCTGCAAACAAGCGGTGCAGACTTATTTGGTCGCGCTGGCGGTAAACCAGGACTGTTGGAATGGTTGGGAGAAGGTACTTTAGTTCTCAACAACATCCAAGAATTGCCCGATGAATTATTACCTCCCGTGACGCAGTTGCTCAAAACGGGCACATATACCCCCGTAAGCCGTTCGGGAGAATCAACACCTGAACCCCGCCTCAGTAAAGCCAGAATTCTGATTGTTTCAGAAAAAACTCAGCCGACAATTGAACGTTCTGTTGGCCACATTATTAAAGTACCACCGCTACGGGTGCGGAAAACTGATATTCAGGTACAAGTTGAATATTATACTAGTCTCTACATTCGAGCTAGAGGCGTTCCGAAACCGCACATTACCCCAGAAGCTTTACGTCGCCTCCAGTCTTATGATTTTCCTGGCAATCTTAAAGAATTAAAAAATCTGGTTGAAAGAGCGATCGTCCAAGCTGAGGGTGCTAATGAATTAACAGAAGAAATTTTCTGGCCAGCCGAAGCGAAGAAAAAACGATTTCGGGTAAATCTGTTAAATGCCTATCCGAGTTTGCGGCGGTTTTTGCGGAGTCCTTGGTGGCCCGATCGCATTAATTATGGTTTTACGGCAACAGCCTTTGCAATCATCGTTGCAATATTATTTATTGGGCCACAGACGCGCGATCGCAATTTCGTATTAAATTTCTTTTGGGCTTGGTGGTGGCCTTTCTTCTTATTTCTCTTTCCCTTTTTGGGACGCATCTGGTGTTCTGTTTGTCCCTTCATGATTTACGGGGAAATTACTCAAAAGTTATCTCTCTGGCTATGGCCTCGAAAACTCAAGCGCTGGCCGAGAGAGGAAGCTGAGAAATGGGGCGGATGGTTTATGTTTGGTTTGTTCACCCTAATTTTCTTATGGGAGGAACTCTGGCATTTAGAAAATACTGCTTACCTCAGTGCTTGTTTACTGCTGTTAATTACTGCTGGGGCAATGATTTTCTCTGCTCTTTTTGAGCGGCGATTTTGGTGTCGATATCTCTGTCCCATCGGTGGGATGAATGGTTTATTTGCCAAACTCTCAATGACAGAACTCCGTGCCCAGCAAGGGATATGTTCTGCTAGTTGCACGACGTATCAATGTTATAAAGGTGGGCCGCAAAAGGGCGAAGGGCTGGAAACTAATGGATGTCCTTTATACTCGCATCCCGCGCAGTTAGAAGATAACAGAGATTGCGTACTGTGTATGACTTGCCTAAAAGCCTGTCCTCATCGTTCCGTCGAGTTCAACTTGCGTCCCCCTGGAATTGAACTGTGGACTACTCATGTACCCCGTACCTATGAAGTAGCATTATTATTTTTGCTCTTGGGTGGAATATATCTGCATCGCTTGCCAGAATTACAATCTTGGTTGGGGTTACAACTGGATTTAACTCAGTTTTGGCAGCACTTGGGATTATCGTTAATAGTGTTAATTATCCCAGCGATATTTACCTTTGGGGCTTATGGTTTGTTGAAACTGTTGAATTTTAACCGGAAGCCAAAATCATTTGTAGAACTTGCTTATGGCTATTTACCATTGGTTTTGGGTGGGAACTTGGCTCACTATCTGCGTTTGGGCTTAGGCGAAGGCGGACGGATTTTACCTGTTACCTTTGCTACTTTTGGTTTTGGTGGAGAACAATTGCCAATATTGGTTGCTCACCCGGCTGTGATTGCCTTTTTGCAAGGTGCAACGATAATTTTCTCAGTGTTGATGACTATGTTATTAACGCAAAAAATTGCAAAGCAATCAGTGCGATCGCTCATACAGCAACACCTAGCTGCGATCGCTTTGGGAGCTAGTATGTGGGCAATTATTGTGTTGTAA
- a CDS encoding type II toxin-antitoxin system Phd/YefM family antitoxin → MLNISKGINSLSNFKRNTTEFMEQLRETGQPIVLTINGKAELVVQDVESYQKLLELVERLETIDAVKMALEEMKAGKGERADEVFQEIMKSLDEE, encoded by the coding sequence ATGTTGAATATTAGTAAGGGTATTAATTCCCTTTCAAACTTTAAGCGGAATACCACAGAATTTATGGAGCAGCTACGGGAGACTGGACAGCCGATAGTGCTGACCATTAACGGTAAAGCTGAACTTGTTGTGCAGGATGTCGAGTCGTACCAGAAACTCCTAGAGCTTGTTGAAAGGCTTGAGACCATTGACGCGGTTAAGATGGCACTTGAAGAGATGAAAGCAGGAAAAGGAGAACGTGCTGATGAGGTATTTCAGGAGATAATGAAATCACTGGATGAAGAATGA
- a CDS encoding transaldolase family protein — protein sequence MAIYLDSAIASEAEVVKHWGWVKGITTNPTLLSQSDTPPETTLKKLVALTSGSLYYQLVASDKAGMLAEGRKAFEIIGSQTILKIPATPLGFEVVANLSPEITCSVTAIYSAAQAAVAREAGAKIAIAYVNRATRLLGDGIALVRDIASVLKGSDTKILAASIKSPEEAAASLQAGADHLTLPLAMLQAIATHEFSQKTVEEFAKGGVGLRGCLKSGWL from the coding sequence ATGGCAATTTATCTAGACTCAGCGATCGCATCTGAAGCTGAAGTGGTAAAACATTGGGGATGGGTGAAAGGCATTACAACTAATCCCACGCTGTTGTCTCAAAGCGATACCCCACCAGAAACCACGCTGAAAAAATTGGTAGCCTTGACTTCTGGCTCGTTATACTACCAACTTGTGGCATCAGATAAAGCTGGAATGCTAGCTGAAGGTAGAAAAGCTTTTGAGATTATTGGTTCACAAACAATTTTGAAGATTCCCGCAACACCGTTAGGTTTTGAAGTAGTGGCGAATCTATCACCAGAAATTACCTGTTCGGTGACAGCAATTTACAGTGCAGCCCAAGCAGCAGTTGCACGGGAGGCGGGAGCAAAAATTGCCATAGCTTATGTAAATCGGGCGACGCGGTTGTTAGGTGACGGTATTGCCTTAGTGCGAGATATAGCTAGCGTCCTTAAAGGTAGTGATACGAAGATTTTGGCAGCTAGTATCAAATCTCCCGAAGAAGCAGCAGCCTCACTGCAAGCCGGAGCGGATCATTTGACTTTACCATTGGCAATGTTGCAAGCGATCGCAACTCATGAATTTTCACAAAAAACTGTTGAAGAATTTGCTAAAGGAGGCGTAGGTTTAAGAGGTTGTTTGAAAAGTGGTTGGCTGTGA